The following are encoded in a window of Candidatus Methylomirabilota bacterium genomic DNA:
- the treZ gene encoding malto-oligosyltrehalose trehalohydrolase, translating to APKEEPSGVIFDLGALPLEPGAVRFRLWAPRCRRVEVCLVGPGRVRAAPLEPRADGIFEATIAEVEAGARYHYRLDGAAERPDPVSRFQPIGVHGPSEVVDPAAFVWSDAGWGGVPLRDLRLYELHVGTFTSEGTFEAIIPHLPGLRDLGITAIELMPVAEFPGARNWGYDGVHLFAPQSTYGGPEGLRRLVDTAHAVGLAVFLDVVYNHLGPEGNYLREYGPYFSDRHLTPWGEAVNYDGEGSSGVRRHVVGNACYWVREYHMDGLRLDAVHAIVDDSPVHLLAELGEAVEAEGRALGRPVHVIAESNRNDRRIVVPRAEGGYGLASQWSDDFHHALRVTLTGIRGGYYDDFQGGLDDLETALREAFVYQGRFSAFRGHVVGSPASDLPGEAFVVFDQNHDQVGNQARGDRLMTQVPVGAVKVAAASVLCAPYLPLLFMGEEYGETAPFCFFTSFSAPELVEAVRAGRRREFAKFAWETDIPDPQDPATFAASRLDHARRTRPPHAHVWAWYQALLRLRRSHPALRHPDRARTRVSRAGQALVLERWAAAGAEAVLVILSYDPRPSRLEATIPDGAWRLELDSEAPAFGGTEAAAGPPALTGGPAGVELRPYQARIYLR from the coding sequence CCCCGCGCGGACGGGATCTTCGAGGCCACGATCGCGGAGGTCGAGGCCGGAGCCCGCTACCACTACCGGCTCGACGGGGCGGCCGAGCGGCCGGATCCCGTCTCCCGCTTCCAGCCGATCGGCGTCCACGGTCCCTCCGAGGTCGTGGATCCGGCCGCCTTCGTCTGGAGTGACGCGGGCTGGGGCGGCGTTCCGCTCCGCGACCTCCGCCTCTACGAGCTTCACGTCGGCACCTTCACGTCCGAGGGCACCTTCGAGGCGATCATCCCGCACCTCCCGGGACTCCGCGATCTCGGCATCACGGCCATCGAGCTGATGCCGGTCGCCGAGTTCCCCGGCGCCCGCAACTGGGGGTACGACGGCGTCCACCTCTTCGCTCCCCAGTCGACCTACGGAGGTCCCGAGGGACTGCGGCGGCTCGTCGACACCGCTCACGCGGTCGGGCTAGCCGTGTTTCTGGACGTCGTCTACAACCACCTCGGGCCCGAGGGCAATTACCTTCGCGAGTACGGCCCTTACTTCTCGGACCGTCATCTCACCCCGTGGGGCGAGGCCGTGAACTACGACGGCGAGGGCTCCTCGGGAGTGCGCCGGCACGTCGTCGGCAATGCGTGCTACTGGGTCAGGGAGTACCACATGGACGGGCTCCGACTCGACGCCGTGCATGCCATCGTGGACGACAGCCCCGTCCACCTCCTGGCCGAGCTCGGCGAGGCAGTGGAAGCGGAAGGGCGGGCGCTCGGGCGTCCCGTGCACGTGATTGCGGAGTCGAACCGGAACGATCGCCGCATCGTCGTCCCCCGGGCCGAGGGCGGCTACGGGCTCGCCTCTCAGTGGAGCGACGACTTCCACCATGCGCTCCGGGTCACGCTGACGGGCATCCGGGGCGGCTATTACGACGACTTTCAGGGAGGCCTGGACGACCTGGAGACTGCCCTTCGCGAGGCGTTCGTCTACCAGGGTCGCTTCTCGGCCTTCCGCGGGCACGTGGTGGGGTCACCGGCGTCGGATCTCCCCGGCGAGGCGTTCGTCGTGTTCGATCAAAACCACGACCAGGTGGGGAACCAGGCGCGCGGCGACCGACTGATGACCCAGGTGCCGGTCGGCGCGGTGAAGGTGGCGGCGGCCTCGGTCCTGTGCGCGCCCTACCTCCCGCTGCTCTTCATGGGCGAGGAGTACGGGGAGACGGCGCCGTTCTGCTTCTTCACGAGCTTCAGCGCCCCGGAGCTGGTCGAGGCCGTCCGCGCCGGGCGCCGGCGGGAGTTCGCGAAGTTCGCCTGGGAGACGGACATCCCCGATCCGCAGGACCCTGCCACCTTCGCCGCCTCCCGGCTGGACCACGCCCGGCGCACCCGACCGCCCCACGCTCACGTGTGGGCGTGGTACCAGGCCCTGCTCCGCCTTCGCCGGAGCCACCCGGCACTCCGTCACCCCGACCGCGCGCGGACGCGGGTGAGCCGCGCCGGCCAGGCCCTCGTCCTCGAGCGCTGGGCAGCGGCGGGCGCCGAGGCCGTTCTGGTGATCCTGTCGTACGACCCCCGGCCGAGCCGTCTCGAGGCGACGATTCCGGACGGCGCGTGGCGCCTCGAGCTGGACAGCGAGGCCCCCGCCTTCGGCGGGACCGAGGCGGCGGCCGGTCCCCCGGCCCTCACGGGCGGCCCCGCGGGGGTCGAGCTCCGGCCCTACCAGGCGCGGATCTACCTGCGCTAA